The Streptomyces sp. NBC_00659 genomic interval CGCCGGTCTGGACGTCGTGGCGCTGACCGACCACGACACCACGCGCGGATACGCCGAGGCGCTCGCCGCGCTCCCCGAGGGACTCACCCTCGTCACGGGCGCCGAGCTCTCCTGCCGGATCGACGGCATCAGCATGCACATGCTGGCCTACCTGTTCGACCCCGAGGACCCCGCACTGCTCGCCGAGCGCGAACTGGTCCGGGACGACCGGGTGCCGCGCGCCCAGGGCATGATCGACAGGCTCCGGGAAATCGGTGTGCCGATCACCTGGGAGCAGGTGGCGCGCATCGCGGGCGACGGATCGGTCGGCCGCCCGCACGTCGCCTCCGCGCTGGTCGAGCTGGGCGTCGTCGACAGCGTCTCCGACGCCTTCACCGAGCAGTGGCTGGCCGACGGTGGGCGCGCCTACGTCCCCAAGCACGAGACCGACCCCTTCGAGGCGATCCGGCTGGTCAAGGGCGCCGGAGGCGTCACCGTCTTCGCTCACCCCGCCGCCGCCAAGCGGGGCCGGACCGTGCCGGAGTCGGTGATCGCCGAGCTGGCCGGAGCGGGCCTCGACGGCATCGAGGTCGATCACATGGACCACGAACCGGCCACCCGGGCACGGCTGCGCGGTCTGGCCTCCGAACTGGGGCTGCTGACCACGGGCTCGTCCGACTACCACGGCAGCCGCAAGACCTGTGTGCTCGGGGAGTTCACGACCGACCCCGAGGTCTACGGGGAGATCACCCGCCGCGCCACCGGGGCGTTCCCGGTACCGGGCGCGGGCGGATCCTGAACCCCGGACGTTTCCACCGGGCTTGACCGCGCCGGGCCCTGCCGGCTCGGTCGGGGCGGTGCCTGGGTCGTTGTCTGGGTCTGGGCCCTGTGCCCGTGACTTCGGCTGTGACCGTGTCTGTGGCTGTGCCGGAGGCTCCGG includes:
- a CDS encoding PHP domain-containing protein, which produces MRIDLHAHSTASDGTDTPAELVRNAAAAGLDVVALTDHDTTRGYAEALAALPEGLTLVTGAELSCRIDGISMHMLAYLFDPEDPALLAERELVRDDRVPRAQGMIDRLREIGVPITWEQVARIAGDGSVGRPHVASALVELGVVDSVSDAFTEQWLADGGRAYVPKHETDPFEAIRLVKGAGGVTVFAHPAAAKRGRTVPESVIAELAGAGLDGIEVDHMDHEPATRARLRGLASELGLLTTGSSDYHGSRKTCVLGEFTTDPEVYGEITRRATGAFPVPGAGGS